The Phocoena phocoena chromosome 4, mPhoPho1.1, whole genome shotgun sequence genome contains a region encoding:
- the NRROS gene encoding transforming growth factor beta activator LRRC33 encodes MELLPLWLCLGFHFLTVEWRNRSGNVMATSQGGCELLDGVADCRGQNLASVPSNLPPSSQTLLLDANPLKTLWNHSLQRYPLLESLSLHSCHLEHISRGAFQEQARLCSLALPDNSLSESYKETAAALHGLRGLRRLDLSGNSLTEDMAALMLQNLSSLESVSLARNTIMRLDDSVFEGLGRLRELDLQRNYIFEIEGGAFDGLPELRHLNLAYNNLPCIVDFALTQLRSLNVSYNVLEWFLASGGEATFELETLDLSHNQLLFFPLLPQCSKLHTLLLRDNNMGFYRDLYNTSSPQEMVAQFLFMDGNVTNISTVNLWEEFSSSDLSDLRFLDMSQNQFQYLPDGFLKKMPSLSHLNLNQNCLMTLHIREHEPPGALTELDLSQNQLSEVHLAPGLPGCLRSLRSFNLSSNQLLGVPTGLFADASNLATIDMSHNQISLCPRPGDLDPGGTPGCVDFRNVASLRSLSLEGCGLGALQDCSFQGMALTHLDLSGNWGLLNGSIAPLWDIAPTLQVLSLRNVGLSSGFKELDFSGFGNLRDLDLSGNALTSFPRFRGSLALQTLDLRRNLLTALPQRAVSEQLMGSLRTIYLSQNPYDCCGVEDWGALQRLHTVADLAMVTCNLSSRIIRLTELPGGVPQVCKWERVDMGLLYLVLILPSCLTLLVACTVIFLTFRKPLLQVIKNRCHWSSIY; translated from the exons ATGGAGTTACTGCCCCTCTGGCTCTGCCTGGGTTTTCACTTCTTGACAGTGGAATGGAGGAATCGAAGTGGAAATGTCATGGCCACTTCCCAAGGGGGCTGTGAGTTG CTGGATGGAGTCGCTGACTGTCGAGGGCAGAACCTTGCTTCAGTGCCCAGCAATCTCCCGCCATCCTCCCAGACACTCCTCCTGGATGCCAACCCTCTCAAGACCCTGTGGAACCACTCGCTGCAGCGTTACCCTCTCCTGGAGAGCCTCAGTCTGCACAGCTGCCACCTGGAGCACATCAGCCGTGGCGCCTTCCAGGAGCAGGCTCGCCTGTGCAGCCTGGCACTGCCTGACAACTCACTCTCCGAGAGCTACAAGGAGACAGCAGCTGCTCTCCATGGCCTGCGGGGTCTGCGCAGGCTGGACCTGTCAGGGAACTCCCTGACGGAAGACATGGCGGCCCTCATGCTACAGAACCTCTCTTCACTGGAGTCCGTGTCCCTGGCCAGGAACACCATCATGAGGCTGGATGACTCTGTCTTCGAGGGCCTGGGCCGCCTCAGGGAGCTGGATTTGCAGAGGAACTACATCTTTGAGATTGAGGGTGGTGCTTTCGACGGCTTGCCTGAGCTGAGACACCTCAACCTGGCCTATAACAACCTTCCTTGCATTGTGGACTTCGCCCTCACCCAGCTGCGGTCCCTCAACGTCAGCTACAACGTCCTGGAGTGGTTCCTGGCATCGGGGGGAGAGGCCACCTTTGAGCTAGAGACGCTGGACCTCTCTCACAATCAGCTGCTGTTTTTCCCCCTCCTGCCTCAGTGCAGCAAGCTGCACACCCTCCTGCTGCGGGACAACAACATGGGCTTCTACAGGGACCTGTACAACACCTCGTCGCCGCAGGAGATGGTGGCCCAGTTCCTCTTCATGGACGGCAACGTGACCAACATCAGCACCGTCAACCTCTGGGAAGAGTTCTCTTCCAGTGACCTCTCTGATCTCCGCTTCCTGGATATGAGCCAGAACCAGTTCCAGTATCTGCCGGACGGTTTCCTGAAGAAAatgccttccctctcccacctgaACCTCAACCAGAATTGCCTGATGACGCTCCACATCCGGGAGCACGAGCCGCCAGGGGCGCTCACCGAGCTGGACCTGAGCCAGAACCAGCTGTCGGAGGTGCACTTGGCTCCGGGGCTCCCTGGCTGCCTGAGGAGCCTCCGGTCCTTCAACCTGAGCTCCAACCAGCTCCTGGGTGTCCCCACTGGCCTTTTTGCTGATGCCAGTAACCTCGCTACAATCGACATGAGCCACAATCAGATCTCACTTTGTCCCCGGCCGGGGGACTTAGACCCCGGGGGCACCCCCGGCTGTGTGGATTTCAGAAATGTGGCCTCTTTGAGGAGCCTGTCTCTGgagggctgtgggctgggggcACTACAAGACTGCTCGTTCCAGGGCATGGCCCTCACCCACTTAGACCTGTCTGGTAACTGGGGGCTTCTGAATGGGAGCATCGCCCCTCTCTGGGACATTGCCCCCACGTTACAGGTCCTGTCTCTCAGGAACGTGGGCCTCAGTTCCGGCTTCAAGGAGTTGGACTTCTCTGGGTTTGGGAATCTGAGGGACTTGGATCTGTCGGGAAATGCCTTGACCAGTTTCCCAAGGTTCAGGGGCAGCCTGGCCCTGCAGACCCTGGATCTCCGCAGAAACTTGCTCACGGCCCTTCCTCAGAGGGCTGTGTCTGAGCAGCTCATGGGAAGTCTGCGGACCATCTACCTCAGTCAGAATCCGTATGACTGCTGTGGGGTGGAGGACTGGGGGGCCCTGCAGCGCCTGCACACTGTCGCCGACTTGGCCATGGTCACTTGCAACCTCTCCTCCAGGATCATTCGCCTGACGGAGCTGCCCGGAGGCGTTCCTCAGGTCTGTAAGTGGGAGCGGGTAGACATGGGCCTGCTGTACCTCGTGCTCATTCTTCCCAGCTGCCTCACCCTGCTGGTGGCCTGCACTGTCATCTTCCTCACTTTCAGGAAGCCTCTGCTTCAGGTAATCAAGAACCGCTGCCACTGGTCCTCCATATACTGA